A genomic window from Zootoca vivipara chromosome Z, rZooViv1.1, whole genome shotgun sequence includes:
- the LOC118084251 gene encoding kelch-like protein 13, with protein MDLASLVGAKSQSLCSDTYLSKLLEGLSNLRTKNILCDVTLEAEGVSFSAHKVILAAASNYCKVHFSGDAASHNSHIKLSRVTAQGLQNILSFVYSNKLELTLQNVEETFQAAEMLLVRDVMCLCFRFLEEGLDRHTCLAVLEIAKRLGPKELRQKAMSCVSRHCSHILADPPQLQELDAATLCEILDTADTKDLSELELFRAAECWLLHNNTHLKDAAEVLQHIRFPLIPLHDLQTFVQDVPFMKTEPTCRQYLQEALDYHSRLHAQPTLQSERTKVRAGVDMLVVLGGRSVDNAICGSMWVADRNCLLWKKIGELHRPVYNHCVAVIQGFVFVMGGQDRFDPTGQCPSNQVFRFDPRHGSWLQVASMLGRRTRFHAGVLNDCLVAVGGGALLGTLTDTAEEYQPAENKWQPITPFPMPVADHAGATHKGILYVSGGFAAGQPLRDTYSYLSRLRRWVRNQPMTFARCDHGMAIAGDRIFCIGGRALANAQEWVPVNEMEYYCPVSDQWTLLSLSPFDLCQFGLAVHEQQLYITGGGSVRQKRKEDGVYICNPGGKAWEKAGSLPKALVDHASFFVQLPRHLVAGERQQNGEGPSAASKKKSTLNLLITSKTSTQPTL; from the exons ATGGATCTTGCCAGTCTAGTCGGGGCCAAGAGCCAGAGTCTTTGCTCAGACACCTACCTGTCCAAACTTCTAGAGGGCCTCAGCAATCTGCGCACGAAGAATATCCTGTGCGATGTCACACTGGAGGCAGAGGGCGTCTCTTTCTCTGCACACAAAGTCATTCTGGCCGCAGCCAGCAACTACTGCAAGGTGCATTTTTCTGGAGATGCTGCAAGCCACAACAGTCACATCAAGCTGTCACGCGTCACTGCCCAGGGCCTGCAAAACATCCTGTCCTTTGTCTACTCCAACAAGCTGGAGCTGACGCTTCAGAATGTCGAGGAGACCTTCCAGGCAGCAGAGATGCTTCTGGTGCGCGATGTGATGTGCTTGTGCTTCCGGTTTCTGGAGGAGGGCTTGGATCGGCACACCTGCCTAGCAGTCCTTGAGATCGCAAAGAGGCTTGGCCCGAAAGAGTTGAGGCAGAAAGCCATGAGCTGCGTGAGTCGGCACTGCAGCCACATTCTGGCAGATCCGCCGCAGCTGCAGGAGCTGGACGCAGCTACTCTGTGCGAGATCTTAGACACTGCAGACACCAAGGACCTCAGCGAGCTGGAACTGTTCCGTGCAGCTGAATGCTGGCTGCTCCACAACAACACACACCTGAAAGATGCAGCCGAGGTTTTGCAGCACATTCGGTTTCCCCTCATACCTCTCCATGACCTGCAGACGTTCGTCCAGGACGTGCCCTTCATGAAGACAGAACCCACTTGCCGCCAGTACCTCCAGGAGGCCTTGGATTATCACTCCCGGCTCCATGCTCAGCCGACTCTGCAGAGTGAGCGAACCAAGGTCCGTGCTGGCGTTGACATGCTGGTTGTCCTTGGTGGCAGATCTGTGGACAACGCCATCTGTGGCAGCATGTGGGTTGCTGATCGGAACTGCCTTTTGTGGAAAAAGATTGGGGAACTCCACAGGCCCGTGTACAACCACTGTGTTGCTGTGATCCAAGGCTTTGTCTTTGTGATGGGGGGCCAGGACAGGTTTGACCCTACAGGACAATGTCCTTCAAACCAG GTGTTCAGGTTTGACCCACGACACGGCAGCTGGCTCCAAGTGGCAAGCATGCTGGGACGGCGGACTCGCTTCCACGCAGGGGTGTTGAACGACTGCCTCGTGGCTGTGGGCGGGGGAGCCCTGCTGGGGACGCTCACCGACACGGCAGAGGAATACCAGCCGGCGGAGAACAAATGGCAGCCCATCACGCCCTTCCCAATGCCCGTGGCAGACCACGCAGGGGCCACCCACAAGGGGATCCTCTACGTCTCAG GGGGATTCGCCGCTGGCCAACCTTTACGCGACACATACAGCTATCTCTCCCGCCTGCGTCGCTGGGTCAGGAACCAGCCCATGACTTTTGCCCGGTGTGACCACGGAATGGCAATTGCTGGAGACAGAATCTTCTGCATAGGAGGAAGGGCCCTGGCAAAC GCTCAGGAATGGGTTCCTGTGAACGAGATGGAGTACTACTGCCCGGTTAGTGATCAGTGGACCCTGCTCAGTCTCTCGCCCTTCGACCTTTGTCAGTTTGGTCTTGCTGTGCACGAGCAGCAATTGTACATCACGGGTGGTGGATCAGTGAGACAGAAGAGGAAAGAGGACGGCGTCTACATCTGCAACCCTGGTGGGAAAGCGTGGGAAAAGGCGGGCTCCTTGCCCAAGGCTTTGGTGGATCATGCCTCTTTCTTTGTCCAGCTGCCGCGCCACCTGGTCGCAGGTGAGCGGCAGCAGAATGGAGAGGGGCCTTCAGCTGCTAGCAAGAAGAAATCCACCCTCAACCTGCTCATCACTAGCAAGACTTCAACCCAGCCAACTCTTTAG